From the genome of Symphalangus syndactylus isolate Jambi chromosome 5, NHGRI_mSymSyn1-v2.1_pri, whole genome shotgun sequence, one region includes:
- the LOC129481585 gene encoding dynamin-1-like: MHSIDSQLEQQMETTQNLVDSYMAIVNKTVWDLMTKEFILSELLSNLYLHGNQNTLMEELAEQAQWRDEMLRIHHVLKEALSIIGDTNTTTISVHMGARGQLLAAGAEHPCQMQEEGPSLTYVTCKPQQAEAPLLDL; the protein is encoded by the exons ATGCACTCCATAGACTCACAGCTGGAGCAGCAAATGGAAACCACGCAGAACCTGGTGGACTCCTACATGGCCATTGTCAACAAGACCGTGTGGGACCTCATG ACCAAGGAGTTCATATTATCAGAGTTGCTGTCCAACCTGTACTTGCATGGGAACCAGAACACACTGATGGAGGAGTTGGCAGAGCAGGCACAGTGGCGGGATGAGATGCTGCGCATTCACCACGTGCTGAAGGAGGCGCTCAGCATCATCGGTGACACCAACACAACCACCATCAGCGTGCACATGGGGGCCCGTGGGCAACTCCTGGCTGCAGGTGCAGAGCATCCTTGCCAGATGCAG GAGGAAGGACCCAGCCTCACCTATGTGACCTGCAAGCCCCAACAAGCTGAGGCTCCCCTCTTAGACTTATAA